A window from Centropristis striata isolate RG_2023a ecotype Rhode Island chromosome 4, C.striata_1.0, whole genome shotgun sequence encodes these proteins:
- the rskra gene encoding LOW QUALITY PROTEIN: ribosomal protein S6 kinase-related protein (The sequence of the model RefSeq protein was modified relative to this genomic sequence to represent the inferred CDS: inserted 3 bases in 2 codons): MTLCRHAANISLSSLTKTRTRGAEMMAETGSSXRTPEEELNLSLFYSFLRDFVVAFFMGSDTSKNSKSDGPPAQRRLSHGFLSNVRVSITHRLGHSAVFSRPVGPDSRPSVPKLLLPPEDAEKTPPAFISAFLPEFPQRKLPERDHFQILGFIAKGSYGPILKVKDIFKEKTYAVKVLPKSDILKHGALQQCKEEVIIQRQLKHPFIHNLQDCWQTQRHLFIMCDYCSTGDLYTYWLLKGHFGEDEVRLFAAELGGALGFLHDLGIIHRDVKMENILLSDQGHLRLSDFGLSRRLKRGGRAFTICGTIQYMAPEVLSGGPYSHAADWWSLGIMLFTLVTGEFPVLAESDHRIMLNKVTAFPYVLPETFSSALILLLTELLCKNPVNRLRNLECFKMQAFFRGTSFDSLILQKTPVDVILELRTHPDRAAKAMRGLSSDDFENFDCDKILYSPTTPTELSPXMELSPTTEQACKA; encoded by the exons ATGACTCTGTGCAGACACGCTGCAAACATTTCTCTCTCCTCACTCACAAAAACACGGACACGTGGAGCAGAGATGATGGCCGAGACAGGATCGAG CAGGACGCCAGAGGAAGAGCTGAATTTGTcgcttttttactcatttttgcgtgattttgttgttgctttctttATGGGCAGCGATACCAGTAAAAACAGCAAG AGCGACGGACCACCTGCTCAGCGTCGACTCAGTCATGGCTTCCTCTCAAACGTGAGGGTCTCCATCACTCACAGACTTGGACACTCGGCTGTGTTTTCTCGGCCTGTGGGACCGGACAGCAGACCGTCTGTCCCCAAACTCCTGCTGCCTCCAGAGGACGCAGAGAAGACTCCCCCGGCTTTCATCTCTGCCTTTCTGCCTGAGTTCCCACAGCGTAAACTTCCCGAAAGAGACCACTTCCAG ATCCTGGGCTTCATAGCCAAAGGCTCATATGGACCCATCTTGAAAgtgaaagacatttttaaagagaAGACCTACGCCGTTAAG GTTCTACCAAAGTCAGACATCTTGAAACATGGAGCGCTGCAGCAATGCAAAGAAGAAGTCATCATTCAG CGGCAGCTCAAACACCCATTCATCCACAATCTGCAGGACTGCTGGCAGACACAGCGCCATCTCTTCATTA TGTGCGACTACTGCAGTACTGGAGACTTGTACACTTACTGGTTACTAAAGGGCCACTTTGGGGAGGATGAGGTTCGGCTCTTTGCTGCAGAGCTGGGAGGTGCTCTGG GATTTCTGCATGACTTAGGGATCATACATAGAGATGTAAAG aTGGAAAACATCCTTTTAAGTGATCAAG GTCACCTTCGGTTGTCTGATTTTGGGCTCTCGCGGCGGCTGAAACGAGGAGGAAGAGCGTTTACGATATGTGGGACAATCCAGTACATGG CTCCTGAAGTTTTAAGTGGGGGTCCGTACAGCCACGCCGCTGACTGGTGGTCCCTTGGCATCATGTTGTTCACACTGGTGACAGGAGAG tttcCAGTACTTGCAGAGTCGGACCACCGCATCATGTTGAACAAGGTCACAGCTTTCCCTTATGTCCTTCCTGAAACCTTCAGCTCTGCTCTGATCCTTCTGCTCACTGAG CTTTTGTGCAAGAATCCAGTGAACCGGCTTCGTAACCTCGAGTGTTTCAAGATGCAGGCCTTCTTCCGCGGCACTTCATTCGACTCTCTCATCCTTCAAAAGACACCTGTCGATGTCATCCTGGAGCTCAGGACTCACCCTGATCGTGCCGCCAAAGCAATGAGAGGCCTTTCATCGGACGACTTTGAAAACTTTGACTGCGATAAAATCCTTTACTCCCCTACAACTCCCACTGAACTGTCTC ACATGGAGCTGAGCCCAACAACAGAACAGGCTTGTAAAGCATAA
- the aldoca gene encoding fructose-bisphosphate aldolase C-A: MTHQFPTLSEAQKRELHETALRIVSPGKGILAADESVGSMAKRLAQVGVENTEENRRQFRQILFSADDRINGCIGGVIFFHETLYQHSDNGVSFVKMIRDRGIMVGVKVDKGVVPLAGTSGETTTQGLDGLSERCAQYKKDGAVFAKWRCVLKISDSNPSKLAITENANVLARYSSICQQHGIVPVIEPEILPDGDHDLKRSQYITEKVLSAVYKAMSDHHVYLEGTLLKPNMVTSGHSCSTKYSPEEVAMATVTTLRRTVPPAVTGVAFLSGGQSEEEASVHLNAINNCPLAKPWILTFSFGRALQASALRAWRGHKENEKVATEQFIKRAEANSLACQGKYTGGDNYADAGQRSYGSFHAY, from the exons ATGACGCACCAGTTCCCCACTCTCTCCGAGGCGCAGAAGAGGGAGCTACATGAGACTGCTCTACGCATAGTTTCTCCAGGGAAGGGCATCCTGGCTGCAGATGAGTCTGTGG GCAGCATGGCTAAGCGGCTGGCCCAGGTCGGGGTGGAGAACACAGAAGAGAACCGGCGACAGTTCAGGCAGATTCTCTTCAGTGCAGATGATCGCATCAATGGCTGCATTGGAGGGGTCATCTTCTTCCATGAGACCCTGTACCAGCACTCTGACAACGGTGTCTCTTTTGTCAAAATGATCAGGGACAGGGGCATCATGGTCGGTGTCAAG GTTGACAAGGGTGTCGTCCCCCTGGCTGGAACTAGTGGAGAAACCACCACACAGG GTCTGGATGGATTGTCGGAGAGATGTGCACAGTATAAAAAGGACGGAGCTGTCTTTGCAAAGTGGCGCTGTGTGCTGAAAATCAGTGACTCCAATCCATCCAAACTGGCTATCACAGAAAATGCAAATGTTCTTGCACGCTACTCCAGTATCTGCCAGCAG CATGGCATTGTTCCCGTCATAGAGCCAGAGATTTTGCCTGATGGAGATCATGACCTGAAACGCAGCCAGTACATCACTGAGAAG GTCCTGTCTGCAGTGTATAAAGCCATGTCGGACCACCATGTGTACCTGGAAGGCACCCTCCTCAAACCCAACATGGTCACCTCTGGACACAGCTGCTCCACCAAGTACAGCCCAGAGGAGGTTGCCATGGCGACTGTCACCACTTTGCGCCGCACTGTCCCCCCGGCCGTCACAG GAGTGGCTTTTCTCTCAGGTGGTCAGAGTGAAGAAGAGGCTTCTGTCCACCTCAACGCCATCAACAACTGTCCTCTGGCCAAACCCTGGATCCTCACGTTCTCCTTCGGCAGAGCCCTGCAGGCGTCTGCACTCAGAGCCTGGAGAGGACATAAAGAGAACGAGAAAGTCGCCACTGAGCAGTTCATCAAGAGAGCAGAG GCGAACAGTCTGGCATGTCAGGGGAAGTACACCGGTGGTGATAACTATGCGGACGCCGGCCAGCGCAGCTATGGTTCCTTTCATGCATACTGA